In Macrotis lagotis isolate mMagLag1 chromosome 8, bilby.v1.9.chrom.fasta, whole genome shotgun sequence, a single genomic region encodes these proteins:
- the LOC141495190 gene encoding GTP-binding protein Rhes-like encodes MALSPAKPTSSARLVFFGAAGVGKTALIQRFLADTFEPQHKRTVEELHCLEYELEARRVRVEIMDTSGSYSFPAMRRLGIRRGDAFALVYSLQDPESFQEVRRLRAEILEAKAGAPSPPPIVVVGNKSDLAPAGSCPDAAVAAVELEWGGTYLEASAKCGENVLSLFQELLQLAHLPSRLSPALRRRRRQTLPGAAGTGPAARAALRQRHSCAVS; translated from the coding sequence ATGGCCCTGAGCCCCGCCAAACCCACGTCCAGCGCGCGCCTGGTCTTCTTCGGCGCGGCCGGCGTGGGCAAGACCGCCCTGATCCAGCGATTCCTGGCGGACACGTTCGAGCCCCAGCACAAGCGCACGGTGGAGGAGCTGCACTGCCTGGAGTACGAGCTGGAGGCGCGGCGTGTGCGCGTGGAGATCATGGACACGAGCGGGAGCTACTCGTTCCCGGCCATGCGGCGGCTGGGCATCCGCCGCGGCGACGCCTTCGCCCTGGTCTACTCGCTGCAGGACCCGGAGTCCTTCCAGGAGGTGCGGCGGCTGCGCGCCGAGATCCTGGAGGCCAAGGCGGGGGCGCCCAGCCCCCCGCCCATCGTGGTGGTGGGCAACAAAAGCGACCTGGCGCCCGCCGGGAGCTGCCCCGACGCCGCCGTGGCCGCCGTGGAGCTCGAGTGGGGCGGCACCTACCTGGAGGCGTCGGCCAAGTGCGGGGAGAACGTGCTGAGCCTCTTCCAGGAGCTCCTGCAGCTCGCGCATCTGCCCAGCCGCCTCAGCCCGGCGCTGCGGCGGCGGCGACGCCAGACCTTGCCCGGGGCGGCGGGCACCGGCCCCGCGGCCCGAGCCGCCCTGCGCCAGCGCCACAGCTGCGCGGTGTCTTAG